The following are encoded in a window of Phragmites australis chromosome 22, lpPhrAust1.1, whole genome shotgun sequence genomic DNA:
- the LOC133905265 gene encoding large ribosomal subunit protein mL54-like, translated as MAMTWTRGLGHGVVLRHAAQLVESRGLAIASKAKKGGKGGAADAAKTPALTKELKSTTVFGANILKEGSDPKIQPDSEYPDWLWHLLDKRPVLSELRRKDPKTLPYEDLKRFVKLDNRSRIKENNALTAKN; from the coding sequence ATGGCAATGACTTGGACAAGAGGGTTAGGGCATGGCGTTGTTCTGAGGCATGCGGCTCAATTGGTAGAGAGTAGAGGCCTTGCAATTGCAAGCAAGGCAAAGAAGGGTGGAAAAGGTGGTGCAGCTGATGCTGCCAAAACTCCTGCACTCACCAAAGAGCTTAAGAGTACAACAGTGTTTGGGGCAAATATCCTCAAGGAGGGTTCTGATCCGAAAATTCAACCAGATTCTGAGTACCCCGACTGGCTGTGGCACCTGCTTGACAAGCGTCCTGTGCTAAGTGAGCTGCGGAGGAAAGATCCCAAAACACTCCCTTATGAAGACCTAAAACGTTTCGTCAAGTTGGACAACCGATCTCGGATCAAGGAAAACAATGCTCTCACTGCTAAGAACTGA